A stretch of Prunus dulcis chromosome 6, ALMONDv2, whole genome shotgun sequence DNA encodes these proteins:
- the LOC117631955 gene encoding uncharacterized protein LOC117631955 isoform X1: protein MFISNNGVLVPFVVFLVSTSVFSPTWVVFGEQSSFKRPDPLRHLKSYNGGYDLKNKHYWASAAFTGVHGYVIAGVWLICGLVFMICIAFLKNSSIRSTCPIKDFLDRHFISIFMLALLFTILAIVASSLALVENQRSMKTTDKLKGAILSQAQNARRTIRKVTNAMRHMQYLLLPYDPALAMSFNLTSRQLGKDSQNIQLFLDKNGRTIDRVLQTPYVVHLVVVAVNLVLLVSALVLLLLHWYPGLVVAIFLCWILTTLIWVLTGFDFFLHNFAKDTCSALKDFQENSHNSSLSSILPCLDPERSEKLMGQIGYTIHSFINQLNSKVTEIANSLGIDEQNDDLVGLLRICNPFSGPPNYSYMPSSCSDAIPVGKLPEAISGITCYLNDMETCRKSGKLISRASYNMAWAYSHCVQDFLDIYPTLLSLSECSFVKDGISDVVSQHCRPFKTALRLLWASMLSLAIVMVFLITVLVTKVFQDRGRSFTKFAITPCLPP from the exons atgTTTATCTCCAATAATGGAGTTCTTGTACCCTTTGTTGTGTTCTTGGTTTCAACGTCTGTGTTTTCACCAACATGGGTTGTGTTTGGGGAGCAGAGCAGCTTCAAGAGACCTGATCCTTTGCGCCACTTAAAATCTTACAATGGAGGCTACGATTTAAAAAACAAGCATTACTGGGCT TCTGCGGCATTTACAGGAGTGCATGGATATGTAATTGCTGGAGTTTGGTTGATATGTGGGCTTGTATTTATGATTTGCATAGCCTTCTTGAAGAATTCCAGCATTAGGAGTACTTGCCCCATTAAAGACTTCTTGGACCGTCACTTCATCTCCATCTTCATGCTCGCCCTTCTCTTTACAATTCTAGCCAT AGTTGCATCAAGTTTGGCGCTGGTAGAAAACCAAAGATCTATGAAGACAACGGATAAATTGAAGGGAGCCATATTGAGCCAGGCTCAAAATGCTCGGAGAACCATCAGAAAAGTAACAAACGCAATGCGACATATGCAATACCTTTTGCTGCCTTATGATCCAGCCTTGGCTATGAGCTTCAACTTGACATCCCGCCAACTTGGAAAAGACTCACAAAATATTCAACtatttttggacaaaaatgGGCGTACAATTGATCGAGTTCTTCAAACCCC aTACGTGGTACATCTTGTGGTTGTAGCTGTAAACTTGGTGTTGTTGGTTTCAGCATTag TTCTCCTCTTGCTGCATTGGTACCCAGGACTTGTTGT tGCAATCTTTCTTTGCTGGATATTAACAACTCTAATTTGGGTTTTGACTGGCTTCGATTTCTTCCTTCACAA TTTTGCAAAAGATACATGTTCAGCTTTGAAAGATTTTCAAGAAAACAGCCACAACAGTAGTCTAAGCTCGATCCTACCATGCTTAGATCCTGAGCGCTCAGAGAAGCTGATGGGTCAAATTGGCTACACTATACACAGTTTCATAAATCag TTGAATTCTAAAGTAACAGAAATTGCCAATTCGCTTGGAATAGACGAGCAAAATGATGATTTAGTTGGACTTCTACGTATATGCAATCCCTTCTCCGGGCCACCTAACTACAGCTACATGCCCAGTAGTTGCTCAGATGCCATCCCAGTTGGAAAATTACCAGAA GCCATTTCAGGGATCACTTGTTACCTAAACGACATGGAAACATGCAGAAAAAGTGGAAAACTAATCTCCCGAGCCTCCTACAACATGGCCTGGGCTTACAGCCACTGTGTCCAAGATTTTCTAGACATATATCCAACTTTGCTGAGCTTATCAGAATGCTCCTTCGTCAAGGATGGAATTTCCGATGTGGTTTCACAACATTGCAGGCCATTTAAGACTGCATTGAGATTGCTATGGGCCTCCATGCTATCCCTAGCCATTGTCATGGTATTTTTAATTACAGTTTTGGTGACAAAGGTTTTTCAAGATAGGGGAAGAAGCTTCACGAAGTTTGCCATCACCCCTTGCCTGCCACCATAG
- the LOC117631955 gene encoding uncharacterized protein LOC117631955 isoform X3 gives MFISNNGVLVPFVVFLVSTSVFSPTWVVFGEQSSFKRPDPLRHLKSYNGGYDLKNKHYWASAAFTGVHGYVIAGVWLICGLVFMICIAFLKNSSIRSTCPIKDFLDRHFISIFMLALLFTILAIVASSLALVENQRSMKTTDKLKGAILSQAQNARRTIRKVTNAMRHMQYLLLPYDPALAMSFNLTSRQLGKDSQNIQLFLDKNGRTIDRVLQTPYVVHLVVVAVNLVLLVSALVLLLLHWYPGLVVAIFLCWILTTLIWVLTGFDFFLHNFAKDTCSALKDFQENSHNSSLSSILPCLDPERSEKLMGQIGYTIHSFINQLNSKVTEIANSLGIDEQNDDLVGLLRICNPFSGPPNYSYMPSSCSDAIPVGKLPEGSLVT, from the exons atgTTTATCTCCAATAATGGAGTTCTTGTACCCTTTGTTGTGTTCTTGGTTTCAACGTCTGTGTTTTCACCAACATGGGTTGTGTTTGGGGAGCAGAGCAGCTTCAAGAGACCTGATCCTTTGCGCCACTTAAAATCTTACAATGGAGGCTACGATTTAAAAAACAAGCATTACTGGGCT TCTGCGGCATTTACAGGAGTGCATGGATATGTAATTGCTGGAGTTTGGTTGATATGTGGGCTTGTATTTATGATTTGCATAGCCTTCTTGAAGAATTCCAGCATTAGGAGTACTTGCCCCATTAAAGACTTCTTGGACCGTCACTTCATCTCCATCTTCATGCTCGCCCTTCTCTTTACAATTCTAGCCAT AGTTGCATCAAGTTTGGCGCTGGTAGAAAACCAAAGATCTATGAAGACAACGGATAAATTGAAGGGAGCCATATTGAGCCAGGCTCAAAATGCTCGGAGAACCATCAGAAAAGTAACAAACGCAATGCGACATATGCAATACCTTTTGCTGCCTTATGATCCAGCCTTGGCTATGAGCTTCAACTTGACATCCCGCCAACTTGGAAAAGACTCACAAAATATTCAACtatttttggacaaaaatgGGCGTACAATTGATCGAGTTCTTCAAACCCC aTACGTGGTACATCTTGTGGTTGTAGCTGTAAACTTGGTGTTGTTGGTTTCAGCATTag TTCTCCTCTTGCTGCATTGGTACCCAGGACTTGTTGT tGCAATCTTTCTTTGCTGGATATTAACAACTCTAATTTGGGTTTTGACTGGCTTCGATTTCTTCCTTCACAA TTTTGCAAAAGATACATGTTCAGCTTTGAAAGATTTTCAAGAAAACAGCCACAACAGTAGTCTAAGCTCGATCCTACCATGCTTAGATCCTGAGCGCTCAGAGAAGCTGATGGGTCAAATTGGCTACACTATACACAGTTTCATAAATCag TTGAATTCTAAAGTAACAGAAATTGCCAATTCGCTTGGAATAGACGAGCAAAATGATGATTTAGTTGGACTTCTACGTATATGCAATCCCTTCTCCGGGCCACCTAACTACAGCTACATGCCCAGTAGTTGCTCAGATGCCATCCCAGTTGGAAAATTACCAGAA GGATCACTTGTTACCTAA
- the LOC117631955 gene encoding uncharacterized protein LOC117631955 isoform X2: MICIAFLKNSSIRSTCPIKDFLDRHFISIFMLALLFTILAIVASSLALVENQRSMKTTDKLKGAILSQAQNARRTIRKVTNAMRHMQYLLLPYDPALAMSFNLTSRQLGKDSQNIQLFLDKNGRTIDRVLQTPYVVHLVVVAVNLVLLVSALVLLLLHWYPGLVVAIFLCWILTTLIWVLTGFDFFLHNFAKDTCSALKDFQENSHNSSLSSILPCLDPERSEKLMGQIGYTIHSFINQLNSKVTEIANSLGIDEQNDDLVGLLRICNPFSGPPNYSYMPSSCSDAIPVGKLPEAISGITCYLNDMETCRKSGKLISRASYNMAWAYSHCVQDFLDIYPTLLSLSECSFVKDGISDVVSQHCRPFKTALRLLWASMLSLAIVMVFLITVLVTKVFQDRGRSFTKFAITPCLPP, from the exons ATGATTTGCATAGCCTTCTTGAAGAATTCCAGCATTAGGAGTACTTGCCCCATTAAAGACTTCTTGGACCGTCACTTCATCTCCATCTTCATGCTCGCCCTTCTCTTTACAATTCTAGCCAT AGTTGCATCAAGTTTGGCGCTGGTAGAAAACCAAAGATCTATGAAGACAACGGATAAATTGAAGGGAGCCATATTGAGCCAGGCTCAAAATGCTCGGAGAACCATCAGAAAAGTAACAAACGCAATGCGACATATGCAATACCTTTTGCTGCCTTATGATCCAGCCTTGGCTATGAGCTTCAACTTGACATCCCGCCAACTTGGAAAAGACTCACAAAATATTCAACtatttttggacaaaaatgGGCGTACAATTGATCGAGTTCTTCAAACCCC aTACGTGGTACATCTTGTGGTTGTAGCTGTAAACTTGGTGTTGTTGGTTTCAGCATTag TTCTCCTCTTGCTGCATTGGTACCCAGGACTTGTTGT tGCAATCTTTCTTTGCTGGATATTAACAACTCTAATTTGGGTTTTGACTGGCTTCGATTTCTTCCTTCACAA TTTTGCAAAAGATACATGTTCAGCTTTGAAAGATTTTCAAGAAAACAGCCACAACAGTAGTCTAAGCTCGATCCTACCATGCTTAGATCCTGAGCGCTCAGAGAAGCTGATGGGTCAAATTGGCTACACTATACACAGTTTCATAAATCag TTGAATTCTAAAGTAACAGAAATTGCCAATTCGCTTGGAATAGACGAGCAAAATGATGATTTAGTTGGACTTCTACGTATATGCAATCCCTTCTCCGGGCCACCTAACTACAGCTACATGCCCAGTAGTTGCTCAGATGCCATCCCAGTTGGAAAATTACCAGAA GCCATTTCAGGGATCACTTGTTACCTAAACGACATGGAAACATGCAGAAAAAGTGGAAAACTAATCTCCCGAGCCTCCTACAACATGGCCTGGGCTTACAGCCACTGTGTCCAAGATTTTCTAGACATATATCCAACTTTGCTGAGCTTATCAGAATGCTCCTTCGTCAAGGATGGAATTTCCGATGTGGTTTCACAACATTGCAGGCCATTTAAGACTGCATTGAGATTGCTATGGGCCTCCATGCTATCCCTAGCCATTGTCATGGTATTTTTAATTACAGTTTTGGTGACAAAGGTTTTTCAAGATAGGGGAAGAAGCTTCACGAAGTTTGCCATCACCCCTTGCCTGCCACCATAG
- the LOC117631723 gene encoding uncharacterized protein LOC117631723 isoform X2, with the protein MSGNSVQLMLQLFSGSRCSTSAVVWSLVGCFLMFQLYSLVHQNNRMGGEMQFRSTHHPQFHELEEVEEENIQIPPPRKRSPRAAKRKPRRPTTLIDEFLDENSQIRHVFFPGQKHVIDPMKDTGNDSYYYYPGRIWLDTDGNPIQAHGGGILYDDKLRTYYWYGEYKDGPTYHAHKKGAARVDIIGVGCYSSRDLWKWKNEGIVLAAEKTNETHDLHELNVLERPKVIYNERTGKYVMWMHIDDVNYTKAAVGIAISDYATGPFDYLYSKRPHGFESRDMTIFKDDDGVAYLIYSSEDNSELHIGPLTEDYLDVTNIMRRVLVGQHREAPALFKYEGTYYMITSGCTGWAPNEALAHAADSIMGPWETMGNPCAGGNKVSRLTTFFAQSTFVVPVPAFPGSFIFIADRWNPADLRDSRYVWLPLIVGGPADRPLDYNFGFPLWSRVSIYWHRKWRLPRGWSSSK; encoded by the exons ATGTCTGGAAATTCAGTTCAACTCATGCTTCAGCTGTTCTCAG GGAGCAGATGTTCAACGTCTGCTGTGGTGTGGAGCTTGGTGGGATGTTTTCTTATGTTTCAGCTGTACTCCCTTGTTCACCAAAATAATAGGATGGGAGGAGAAATGCAATTTCGATCAACTCATCACCCACAGTTCCATGAACTTGAAGAGGTGGAAGAGGAAAATATCCAAATTCCCCCACCAAGAAAGCGATCCCCACGTGctgcaaaaagaaaacctaGGCGACCAACCACTCTGATTGATGAATTTCTTGATGAAAATTCTCAAATTAGACACGTATTCTTCCCTGGCCAGAAGCATGTTATAGATCCAATGAAGGATACAGGGAATGATAGCTATTACTACTACCCTGGGAGGATTTGGTTGGATACTGATGGAAATCCTATTCAAGCTCATGGAGGTGGTATTCTATATGATGACAAATTGAGGACATACTATTGGTATGGGGAGTATAAAGATGGGCCCACATATCATGCTCATAAAAAAGGAGCAGCCCGG GTTGACATCATAGGAGTTGGTTGCTATTCTTCCAGAGACTTGTGGAAATGGAAAAATGAAGGCATCGTATTAGCAgcagaaaaaacaaatgaaacacaTGATCTCCACGAATTAAATGTTCTCGAGAGGCCGAAAGTGATTTACAATGAGCGGACAGGGAAGTATGTTATGTGGATGCATATTGATGATGTTAACTACACCAAAGCTGCTGTTGGTATTGCCATTAGTGATTACGCTACTGGTCCTTTTGATTATCTCTATAGCAAACGACCCCATGGATTTGAAAGTAGGGATATGACAATCTTCAaagatgatgatggtgttGCATATCTAATCTACTCCTCCGAGGACAATAGTGAACTTCATATTGGGCCACTAACCGAAGATTATCTTGATGTGACAAACATCATGAGAAGAGTTCTCGTGGGACAACATCGGGAAGCCCCGGCTTTGTTCAAGTATGAAGGAACTTATTACATGATCACTTCAGGATGCACTGGATGGGCTCCAAATGAGGCACTGGCCCATGCAGCAGATTCGATCATGGGGCCATGGGAGACTATGGGAAACCCCTGTGCGGGAGGGAACAAAGTGTCCCGACTTACTACATTTTTTGCACAGAGCACATTTGTGGTTCCTGTGCCAGCATTTCCTGgttcatttattttcattgCAGATCGATGGAACCCGGCAGACTTAAGGGACTCAAGATATGTCTGGTTGCCTTTGATAGTAGGGGGACCGGCTGATAGGCCCCTTGATTACAATTTTGGGTTCCCATTATGGTCAAGAGTGTCAATATATTGGCATAGAAAGTGGAGACTTCCTCGGGGGTGGAGTTCTTCGAAATGA
- the LOC117631723 gene encoding uncharacterized protein LOC117631723 isoform X1, with the protein MRMRNKYRKPTTFHCNAGSRCSTSAVVWSLVGCFLMFQLYSLVHQNNRMGGEMQFRSTHHPQFHELEEVEEENIQIPPPRKRSPRAAKRKPRRPTTLIDEFLDENSQIRHVFFPGQKHVIDPMKDTGNDSYYYYPGRIWLDTDGNPIQAHGGGILYDDKLRTYYWYGEYKDGPTYHAHKKGAARVDIIGVGCYSSRDLWKWKNEGIVLAAEKTNETHDLHELNVLERPKVIYNERTGKYVMWMHIDDVNYTKAAVGIAISDYATGPFDYLYSKRPHGFESRDMTIFKDDDGVAYLIYSSEDNSELHIGPLTEDYLDVTNIMRRVLVGQHREAPALFKYEGTYYMITSGCTGWAPNEALAHAADSIMGPWETMGNPCAGGNKVSRLTTFFAQSTFVVPVPAFPGSFIFIADRWNPADLRDSRYVWLPLIVGGPADRPLDYNFGFPLWSRVSIYWHRKWRLPRGWSSSK; encoded by the exons atgagGATGAGGAACAAATACAGGAAACCAACCACTTTCCATTGCAATGCAGGGAGCAGATGTTCAACGTCTGCTGTGGTGTGGAGCTTGGTGGGATGTTTTCTTATGTTTCAGCTGTACTCCCTTGTTCACCAAAATAATAGGATGGGAGGAGAAATGCAATTTCGATCAACTCATCACCCACAGTTCCATGAACTTGAAGAGGTGGAAGAGGAAAATATCCAAATTCCCCCACCAAGAAAGCGATCCCCACGTGctgcaaaaagaaaacctaGGCGACCAACCACTCTGATTGATGAATTTCTTGATGAAAATTCTCAAATTAGACACGTATTCTTCCCTGGCCAGAAGCATGTTATAGATCCAATGAAGGATACAGGGAATGATAGCTATTACTACTACCCTGGGAGGATTTGGTTGGATACTGATGGAAATCCTATTCAAGCTCATGGAGGTGGTATTCTATATGATGACAAATTGAGGACATACTATTGGTATGGGGAGTATAAAGATGGGCCCACATATCATGCTCATAAAAAAGGAGCAGCCCGG GTTGACATCATAGGAGTTGGTTGCTATTCTTCCAGAGACTTGTGGAAATGGAAAAATGAAGGCATCGTATTAGCAgcagaaaaaacaaatgaaacacaTGATCTCCACGAATTAAATGTTCTCGAGAGGCCGAAAGTGATTTACAATGAGCGGACAGGGAAGTATGTTATGTGGATGCATATTGATGATGTTAACTACACCAAAGCTGCTGTTGGTATTGCCATTAGTGATTACGCTACTGGTCCTTTTGATTATCTCTATAGCAAACGACCCCATGGATTTGAAAGTAGGGATATGACAATCTTCAaagatgatgatggtgttGCATATCTAATCTACTCCTCCGAGGACAATAGTGAACTTCATATTGGGCCACTAACCGAAGATTATCTTGATGTGACAAACATCATGAGAAGAGTTCTCGTGGGACAACATCGGGAAGCCCCGGCTTTGTTCAAGTATGAAGGAACTTATTACATGATCACTTCAGGATGCACTGGATGGGCTCCAAATGAGGCACTGGCCCATGCAGCAGATTCGATCATGGGGCCATGGGAGACTATGGGAAACCCCTGTGCGGGAGGGAACAAAGTGTCCCGACTTACTACATTTTTTGCACAGAGCACATTTGTGGTTCCTGTGCCAGCATTTCCTGgttcatttattttcattgCAGATCGATGGAACCCGGCAGACTTAAGGGACTCAAGATATGTCTGGTTGCCTTTGATAGTAGGGGGACCGGCTGATAGGCCCCTTGATTACAATTTTGGGTTCCCATTATGGTCAAGAGTGTCAATATATTGGCATAGAAAGTGGAGACTTCCTCGGGGGTGGAGTTCTTCGAAATGA
- the LOC117632521 gene encoding U4/U6 small nuclear ribonucleoprotein Prp31 homolog yields the protein MATLADSFLADLDELSDNEADVIVEDDADAGNMEEDIDGDLADLETLNYDDLDSVSKLQKTQRYTDIMQKVEEALEKGSDMSSHGIVLEDDPEYQLIVDCNALSVDIENEIVIIHNFIRDKYRPKFPELESLVHHPIDYARVVKKIGNEMDVTLVDLEGLLPSAIIMVVSVTASTTSGKPLPEEVLTKTNEACDRALALDSSKKKVLDFVESRMGFIAPNLSAIVGSAVAAKLMGTAGGLVSLAKMPACNVQLLGAKRKNLAGFSTATSQFRVGYVEQTEIFQTTPPSLRMRACRLLAAKSTLAARVDSTRGDPSGNTGRAFREEIRKKIEKWQEPPPAKQPKPLPVPDSEPKKKRGGRRLRKMKERYAITDMRKLANRMQFGIPEESSLGDGLGEGYGMLGQAGSGKLRVSMGQSKLAAKVAKKFKEKNYGSSGATSGLTSSLAFTPVQGIELSNPQAHAHQLGGGTQSTYFSETGTFSKIKRI from the exons ATG GCGACTCTTGCTGATTCATTTCTTGCAGACCTTGATGAACTATCTGACAATGAAGCTGATGTTATT gtTGAAGATGATGCTGATGCTGGAAACATGGAAGAAGATATTGATGGGGACTTGGCAGACTTGGAAACGCTTAATTACGATGATCTGGATAGTGTTTCAAAATTGCAGAAAACGCAAAGATATACTGATATAATGCAG AAAGTGGAAGAGGCTTTGGAGAAGGGTTCTGATATGTCAAGTCATGGAATAGTTTTAGAAGATGATCCAGAATACCAGCTGATTGTGGACTGTAATGCTTTGTCCGTTGACATTGAGAATGAAATTGTAATCATCCACAATTTTATTCGTGATAAGTATCGCCCAAAGTTTCCAGAGCTTGAATCACTTGTGCATCATCCGATTGATTATGCCCGAGTTGTTAAGAAAATTGGGAATGAAATGGATGTAACCCTTGTTGATCTGGAGGGGCTTTTACCTTCCGCAATTATTATGGTTGTGTCAGTTACAGCATCAACTACGAGTGGCAAGCCGCTTCCAGAGGAAGTCCttacaaaaacaaatgagGCATGCGATCGAGCCCTTGCTCTTGATTCATCAAAGAAGAAGGTTCTTGATTTCGTTGAAAGTAGAATGGGCTTTATTGCACCAAATCTTTCTGCTATAGTTGGGAGTGCTGTTGCGGCGAAACTAATGGGGACAGCTGGCGGTCTCGTATCCTTAGCTAAGATGCCTGCTTGTAATGTTCAGCTTCTTGGTGCTAAGAGAAAAAACCTTGCTGGGTTTTCCACTGCAACATCACAATTTCGTGTTGGTTATGTTGAGCAGACAGAAATATTTCAAACTACACCCCCTTCTTTGAGGATGCGTGCTTGCCGACTCTTGGCTGCAAAATCAACACTTGCAGCACGGGTGGATTCAACAAGAGGAGATCCATCTGGAAACACTGGAAGGGCATTCCGGGAGGAGATACGtaagaaaattgagaaatgGCAGGAGCCTCCTCCTGCAAAACAACCTAAACCACTTCCGGTTCCAGATTCTGAACCTAAGAAGAAGAGAGGTGGTCGTCGGCTAAGGAAGATGAAGGAAAG ATATGCGATAACGGACATGAGGAAGCTGGCAAATAGGATGCAATTTGGTATACCTGAAGAGAGTTCCTTAG GTGATGGACTGGGTGAAGGTTATGGAATGCTTGGTCAAGCTGGGAGTGGCAAGCTGCGTGTATCAATGGGTCAGAGCAAACTTGCTGCCAAAGTTGCTAAGAA GTTCAAGGAGAAGAATTATGGAAGCAGTGGTGCTACATCTGGACTCACTTCAAGTTTAGCATTTACGCCTGTGCAG GGGATCGAGCTCTCAAATCCACAGGCTCATGCACACCAGCTCGGCGGTGGAACTCAAAGCACCTACTTCTCTGAAACGGGAACATTTTCAAAAATCAAGAGGATCTGA